From Gallaecimonas pentaromativorans, the proteins below share one genomic window:
- a CDS encoding succinylglutamate desuccinylase/aspartoacylase family protein, translating to MELGGVSIKPGSRVDIKLPVPPLYTNAALDMPVTVIRGKKDGPRLFVSAAIHGDEINGVEIVRRLLASSFVKRITGTLILVPVVNVYGYTSKSRYLPDRRDLNRAFPGSAKGSMTSRLAHTFMSEIVANASHGIDLHTGAKHRTNLPQIRTSLNDHDALAMAKAFRVPVILNAELRDGSLRATAAENGCPVLLYEAGEALRFDEFAIRAGLRGIVNVMRHLGMLPPAKAPSRQLTPQIAQESRWVRANASGILLSTKAIGDAVSKGEVMAHITDPTGSTPVVIKSPVDGIVIGQATLPLVHEGEALYNVAHTEKGDLVEAALPHFYDNLERLDESDFAPL from the coding sequence ATGGAACTGGGCGGCGTTAGCATCAAACCCGGCAGCCGGGTCGATATCAAGCTGCCGGTGCCGCCGCTCTACACCAACGCGGCCCTGGACATGCCGGTAACCGTTATTCGCGGTAAAAAAGACGGCCCAAGGCTTTTTGTCAGCGCCGCCATCCATGGCGATGAAATCAACGGCGTCGAGATAGTGCGCCGGCTGCTGGCCAGCTCCTTTGTTAAACGCATCACCGGCACCCTGATCCTGGTGCCGGTGGTCAATGTCTACGGCTACACCAGCAAGAGTCGCTACCTGCCGGACCGGCGCGACCTTAACCGCGCCTTCCCGGGCTCCGCCAAAGGCTCCATGACATCAAGGCTCGCCCATACCTTTATGAGCGAGATTGTGGCCAACGCCAGCCACGGCATTGACCTGCACACCGGCGCCAAACACCGCACCAACCTGCCGCAAATTCGCACCTCACTGAACGACCACGACGCTCTGGCCATGGCCAAGGCGTTTCGGGTGCCGGTTATTCTCAACGCCGAGCTGCGCGACGGCTCCTTGCGCGCTACCGCCGCCGAAAACGGCTGCCCGGTGCTGCTTTACGAAGCCGGTGAAGCGCTGCGCTTTGACGAATTTGCCATCCGCGCCGGCCTTCGCGGTATCGTCAACGTGATGCGCCACCTGGGCATGTTGCCCCCTGCCAAGGCCCCAAGCCGCCAGCTAACCCCGCAAATCGCCCAGGAAAGCCGCTGGGTACGGGCCAATGCCTCGGGCATTTTGCTAAGCACCAAAGCCATAGGCGACGCGGTGAGTAAAGGCGAAGTGATGGCTCACATTACCGACCCCACCGGCAGCACACCGGTGGTGATAAAAAGCCCGGTAGACGGCATTGTTATCGGCCAGGCCACCCTGCCCTTGGTACACGAAGGCGAAGCCCTCTATAACGTCGCCCACACCGAAAAAGGCGACTTGGTAGAAGCCGCCCTGCCCCATTTTTATGACAATCTGGAAAGGTTGGATGAGAGTGATTTTGCGCCTTTGTGA
- the rnt gene encoding ribonuclease T translates to MSTTLSQRFRGFYPVIIDVETAGFNAKTDALLQIAATLIDIDAQGRFFVVETLFHNVLPFEGANLEDAALKFTGITDPWHPLRLAVDEDEALKDIFKQVRKRMKTADCQRAILVGHNAAFDLGFLNAVIERTNQKRSPFHPFVSFDTTTLAALALGQTVLAKACVAAGLEFSNAEAHAADYDAERTAQLFCHIVNRWQALGGWPLPVPESEAQSAPDSDDNAE, encoded by the coding sequence ATGTCAACAACTCTTAGTCAGCGTTTCCGCGGTTTTTACCCAGTGATCATCGATGTGGAAACTGCCGGATTCAACGCCAAGACCGATGCCCTGTTGCAGATTGCGGCCACCCTTATCGATATAGACGCCCAGGGGCGTTTTTTCGTCGTCGAGACGCTTTTTCACAATGTCTTGCCTTTTGAAGGAGCCAATCTCGAAGACGCCGCGCTGAAATTTACCGGCATCACCGACCCCTGGCACCCGCTGCGCCTGGCGGTAGACGAAGACGAAGCGCTCAAAGACATCTTCAAGCAGGTGCGAAAGCGCATGAAGACTGCCGATTGCCAGCGGGCCATTTTGGTGGGCCACAACGCCGCCTTTGACCTTGGCTTTCTTAACGCCGTCATCGAACGGACCAACCAGAAGCGCTCGCCCTTTCACCCCTTTGTGAGCTTCGACACCACCACCCTGGCGGCCCTGGCCCTTGGCCAAACGGTGCTGGCTAAGGCCTGCGTCGCCGCCGGGCTGGAGTTCTCCAACGCCGAGGCCCACGCCGCCGACTACGACGCCGAGCGCACCGCCCAGCTGTTTTGCCATATCGTCAACCGCTGGCAGGCCTTGGGGGGCTGGCCTTTGCCGGTACCAGAATCTGAAGCACAAAGCGCGCCAGACAGCGACGACAATGCTGAATAA
- a CDS encoding AbrB family transcriptional regulator, with translation MFSALPKARSWALLLLLSAAFSLPLDLLHLPAALLLGPMLGGIVMGVRGHRLAIAKPVYSLAQSLIGLMVAAAISANLLHSLLSDAWLYLAIILGVLVVSSLLGWLLCKGPWLPGTTGLWGIYPGAASAMVVMAEGSANADVRLVALMQYLRVLMVAITASLVAHFATELPPGAATAAAASRALWPGLWVTLLLALGITFAGRRTGFPSGPLLLAMVIGAALHLGLGYQLVLPKWLLAMAYATLGWHVGLGFTSSTLKTARRALLPMILAIVFLMTLCAGIGYLLVRFLGVDPLTAYLATSPGGMDAIAIISAGTHVDISFVMAMQTLRFLLVLMFGPSLARFLAKRFEGKHQLSGG, from the coding sequence TTGTTCTCTGCGCTCCCCAAGGCCCGTTCCTGGGCACTCTTGCTGTTGTTATCTGCGGCCTTTTCACTGCCCCTGGATCTGTTGCACCTACCGGCAGCCTTGCTGCTCGGACCGATGCTGGGCGGCATTGTGATGGGGGTACGGGGCCACCGCCTGGCCATTGCCAAGCCCGTTTACAGCCTGGCCCAGAGCCTTATCGGCCTGATGGTAGCCGCCGCCATTTCCGCCAATCTACTGCACAGTCTCTTAAGCGATGCCTGGCTCTATTTGGCCATTATCCTGGGCGTGCTGGTGGTGAGTTCCCTGCTCGGCTGGCTATTGTGCAAGGGGCCTTGGCTGCCCGGTACCACCGGCCTTTGGGGCATCTACCCCGGCGCCGCCTCGGCCATGGTGGTGATGGCCGAAGGGAGCGCCAATGCCGACGTGCGCCTGGTGGCCCTGATGCAATACCTGCGGGTGCTGATGGTGGCCATCACCGCCTCATTGGTGGCGCATTTTGCAACCGAGCTGCCCCCAGGGGCGGCGACCGCCGCCGCGGCAAGCAGAGCGCTGTGGCCCGGCCTTTGGGTGACGCTGCTGCTGGCTCTTGGCATTACCTTTGCCGGGCGGCGCACCGGCTTTCCCTCCGGGCCGCTGCTGCTGGCCATGGTGATTGGCGCGGCGCTGCATCTGGGCCTCGGTTACCAGTTGGTGCTGCCCAAGTGGCTGCTGGCCATGGCCTACGCCACCCTCGGCTGGCATGTGGGCCTTGGCTTTACCAGCAGCACCCTTAAAACGGCCCGCCGCGCCCTGCTGCCCATGATCCTTGCCATCGTCTTCTTGATGACCCTGTGCGCCGGTATCGGCTACCTGCTGGTACGGTTTTTGGGCGTAGACCCTTTGACCGCCTACCTCGCCACCAGCCCCGGCGGCATGGATGCCATCGCCATTATCTCGGCCGGCACCCATGTGGATATTTCCTTTGTGATGGCCATGCAAACCCTGCGCTTTTTGCTGGTGCTGATGTTTGGCCCGTCGCTGGCGCGCTTTTTGGCAAAGCGGTTTGAGGGCAAGCATCAGCTTTCAGGTGGGTAA
- the rimK gene encoding 30S ribosomal protein S6--L-glutamate ligase → MKIGILSRNTDLYSTRRLVEAAESRGHEVQVLNHLLCYMNIASHRPSIHYGGKELENPDAIIPRIGASVTFYGTAVVRQFEMMGVYSVNESVAISRSRDKLRSLQLLARKGIGLPITGFAHSTKATDDLIEMVGGAPLVVKLLESTQGKGVVLAETRKAAESTIEAFRSLGGRFLVQEYIKEAGGADIRCIVVGDKVVASMQRQAKDGEFRSNLHRGGSAQSIKITPEERSTAVRSAKIMGLGVAGVDLLRSNHGPLVMEVNSSPGLEGIEKSTGIDVGGAIIEYIEKTAKPHATKTKGKG, encoded by the coding sequence ATGAAGATCGGCATCCTGTCCCGAAACACTGATCTGTATTCTACCCGTCGTCTGGTGGAAGCGGCCGAGAGCCGGGGCCATGAGGTGCAGGTGCTTAACCACCTGCTTTGCTACATGAATATCGCCTCCCACAGGCCCAGCATTCACTACGGCGGCAAAGAGCTGGAAAACCCCGACGCCATCATTCCCCGCATCGGCGCCTCGGTCACTTTTTACGGCACCGCCGTGGTGCGCCAGTTCGAGATGATGGGGGTATACAGCGTCAACGAATCGGTGGCTATTTCCCGCTCTCGCGACAAGCTGCGCAGCCTGCAACTGCTGGCCCGTAAAGGCATCGGCCTGCCCATCACCGGCTTTGCCCACTCCACCAAGGCCACCGACGACCTAATCGAAATGGTGGGCGGCGCGCCGCTGGTGGTAAAACTGCTGGAAAGCACCCAGGGCAAAGGGGTGGTGCTGGCCGAAACCCGCAAGGCGGCCGAAAGTACCATCGAGGCCTTCCGTAGCCTTGGCGGCCGCTTTTTGGTGCAGGAATACATCAAGGAAGCCGGCGGCGCCGACATCCGCTGCATCGTGGTGGGCGACAAAGTGGTGGCCTCCATGCAGCGCCAGGCCAAAGACGGCGAGTTCCGCTCCAACCTGCACCGTGGCGGCAGCGCCCAGTCAATCAAAATTACCCCCGAGGAGCGCTCCACCGCGGTGCGCAGCGCCAAGATCATGGGCCTTGGGGTAGCCGGTGTTGACTTGCTGCGCTCCAATCACGGTCCGCTGGTAATGGAAGTGAACAGCTCTCCTGGCCTGGAAGGCATTGAAAAATCCACCGGTATCGACGTGGGCGGCGCCATCATCGAGTACATCGAGAAAACCGCCAAACCCCACGCCACCAAAACCAAAGGTAAGGGCTAA
- a CDS encoding DNA cytosine methyltransferase → MAEKYQLIDLFCGAGGMSLGFSDERFCGDFESILAIDNNFDAVNTYNANFGEDQHCQQANIEHWLDSNSVPRADIVIGGPPCQGFSLLNKNREGDARRALWEPYMDIVERSGASIFVMENVPGLLKSPEFSDICERAMLMGFAMLQPAVLNMADYGTPQTRKRTIAIGVKISDFNIGMLPDFPPEKTHAVPGSSSVLPSWRTVREFIADLPEPKGTDIRQDKKSPLDLHFGRTPTEKSLERYRAVPPGGNRFDLQRNRPDITPQCWINKKSGGTDLFGRLWWDRPSVTIRTEFFKPEKGRYLHPSKDRPITHREAARLMSFPDDFKFTGSKIEVARQIGNAVPPIFAGAIARFVSKIMDKRNLKGKKVA, encoded by the coding sequence ATGGCTGAGAAGTACCAACTAATCGATCTATTCTGCGGCGCTGGGGGCATGTCCCTTGGGTTCTCAGATGAGAGGTTTTGTGGCGACTTCGAGAGCATCTTGGCTATCGATAACAATTTCGATGCCGTCAATACCTACAATGCCAACTTTGGTGAAGACCAGCATTGCCAACAGGCAAACATAGAGCATTGGCTGGATTCCAACAGCGTACCTCGAGCCGATATCGTGATCGGCGGACCACCTTGCCAAGGATTCAGCTTGCTGAATAAGAACCGGGAGGGGGATGCCCGTCGGGCACTATGGGAGCCTTATATGGACATCGTTGAGCGGTCAGGTGCTTCCATATTCGTTATGGAAAATGTTCCAGGTTTGTTGAAAAGCCCCGAGTTTTCAGATATTTGCGAACGAGCTATGTTGATGGGTTTTGCAATGCTCCAGCCAGCCGTGCTTAACATGGCCGACTATGGCACGCCTCAAACCAGGAAAAGGACGATAGCGATAGGCGTCAAGATAAGTGATTTCAATATCGGCATGTTGCCGGATTTCCCGCCTGAAAAAACCCATGCCGTTCCCGGGTCATCAAGCGTACTTCCAAGCTGGCGTACGGTGAGAGAATTCATCGCGGATTTACCTGAGCCAAAGGGAACCGACATACGTCAAGATAAGAAATCACCACTTGACCTTCATTTCGGAAGGACTCCTACCGAGAAGAGCCTTGAAAGATATCGTGCCGTCCCTCCGGGAGGGAACCGATTTGATTTGCAGCGCAATCGCCCTGATATCACTCCGCAATGCTGGATAAACAAGAAATCTGGTGGAACGGACTTATTTGGCAGGCTTTGGTGGGACAGACCTTCTGTCACTATTCGCACAGAGTTTTTTAAGCCGGAGAAAGGCAGATACTTGCATCCATCCAAAGATCGACCAATAACGCATAGGGAAGCCGCACGTTTGATGTCCTTTCCCGATGACTTCAAATTCACCGGAAGCAAGATTGAAGTAGCAAGACAAATCGGCAATGCGGTACCGCCGATTTTCGCTGGCGCAATTGCCCGCTTCGTATCGAAAATTATGGATAAGCGGAATTTAAAAGGAAAGAAGGTGGCATAG
- a CDS encoding flagellar protein MotY: protein MLSKSLHITAVAALVILAAQPAPVDAGVRYYAASLGQSQWQVTASNPLQCRLEHHIPHYGVAVFSARASRKENLQFAMALKDGPSQRTVATLASVPPVWQPGLKAEPLGQVSLYPRYPAEVTDDRAWDMLSELDAGRFPTLTYPDRLGRNKVSVALSSGNFKKGYEDFVSCLGGLLPVSFEDISFSVLNYKKNSSSLTEESLARLDLIGQYLANDNHFSSIDIAAYSDSYGGRWANEELSKKRAKAIKEYLVGKGLPADRISTEGYGEKRHIASNNTEEGRALNRRVVLQIKR from the coding sequence ATGCTGTCCAAGTCTTTACACATCACTGCTGTTGCTGCACTGGTTATCCTGGCCGCCCAACCGGCGCCTGTGGATGCCGGCGTACGCTACTACGCAGCCAGCCTGGGCCAGTCCCAATGGCAGGTAACGGCGTCAAACCCGTTGCAATGCCGGCTGGAACACCACATTCCCCATTACGGGGTGGCGGTGTTCAGTGCCCGTGCCAGCCGCAAGGAAAACCTGCAGTTTGCCATGGCGCTTAAAGACGGCCCCAGCCAACGCACCGTTGCCACCCTGGCCAGTGTTCCCCCTGTTTGGCAACCGGGCCTCAAAGCCGAACCCCTGGGGCAGGTGTCGCTCTACCCGCGCTACCCGGCGGAAGTAACAGACGACAGGGCCTGGGACATGCTCTCCGAGCTGGACGCTGGCCGTTTCCCCACTTTGACCTATCCTGATCGCCTTGGCCGCAACAAGGTGTCGGTGGCGCTGTCTTCCGGCAACTTCAAAAAAGGCTACGAGGATTTTGTCTCTTGCCTGGGCGGCCTGCTGCCGGTGAGCTTTGAGGACATCTCCTTCTCGGTGCTCAACTACAAGAAAAACTCCTCGTCGCTGACCGAAGAATCATTGGCGCGCCTGGATTTGATTGGCCAGTATCTGGCCAACGACAACCACTTCTCCAGCATCGATATCGCCGCCTACTCCGACTCCTACGGCGGCCGCTGGGCCAACGAAGAGCTCTCTAAAAAGCGCGCCAAGGCCATCAAGGAATACCTGGTGGGCAAAGGGCTGCCGGCGGACCGCATCAGCACCGAAGGCTATGGCGAGAAGCGTCATATCGCCTCCAACAACA
- a CDS encoding HNH endonuclease gives MDSDLREQVQSLVPVNHKLRDLGGSLIDDVQADSARDRILAYLRKYPGVEVLGDELMVVAGISEYARRIRELRVEQGWPIFTGLAIKEALDDDLIDNHVREPEKKYKKDNYILVEDKQDRDSAHRWNLANEIRKSKDGVKSKLLRYFRENVGKRITGEELKYLAKGRSEWARRVRELRTEEGWPIVTRVTGMPSLPVGIYVLEEDRQAKVHDRKIPDPVRIKVLERDKFSCRGRDCGWNYENANKGDHYRTFLELHHMEHHALGGSNTLENLITLCNICHDKVHREKTPAVELLKLLED, from the coding sequence GTGGATAGCGATCTACGAGAACAAGTGCAGTCTCTTGTTCCAGTCAATCATAAATTAAGAGATCTAGGCGGTTCCTTAATTGATGATGTACAAGCTGACTCTGCGCGTGACCGTATATTAGCTTACCTGCGAAAATATCCAGGAGTAGAGGTTCTCGGTGATGAACTGATGGTAGTCGCCGGAATAAGCGAATATGCCAGAAGAATTCGTGAGTTGAGGGTAGAACAAGGTTGGCCAATTTTTACTGGCCTGGCAATTAAAGAGGCACTTGATGATGACTTGATTGATAATCATGTCCGAGAGCCTGAGAAAAAATATAAGAAAGATAACTATATCCTTGTCGAAGACAAGCAAGATCGCGATAGCGCGCATCGTTGGAACTTGGCCAATGAAATTCGGAAAAGTAAAGATGGCGTAAAAAGCAAGTTGCTGCGTTATTTTAGAGAAAATGTCGGTAAACGGATTACCGGGGAAGAGTTAAAATACCTTGCCAAAGGTAGATCAGAATGGGCGAGAAGAGTAAGGGAGCTTCGTACCGAAGAAGGATGGCCAATCGTTACACGTGTAACCGGTATGCCAAGTCTCCCTGTTGGAATCTATGTCTTGGAAGAAGATCGCCAGGCCAAAGTTCATGACAGAAAGATACCCGACCCCGTCCGAATTAAAGTGCTCGAACGTGACAAGTTCAGCTGCCGTGGCCGAGATTGTGGTTGGAACTACGAAAACGCAAATAAGGGCGACCATTACAGAACATTCCTTGAACTACATCATATGGAACATCATGCATTAGGTGGATCCAATACGCTTGAAAACCTGATAACGCTTTGCAACATTTGCCATGATAAGGTTCATAGAGAAAAAACTCCGGCTGTAGAGCTTTTGAAGTTATTGGAAGACTGA
- a CDS encoding ABC transporter permease — MNWRNVYALGVKELWSVLKDPVLVVLIIYTFTLALYSVSKGANTEVKNASIAIEDLDQSALSERLDQAFLPPYFKEARRLSSGQDIDTLMEQGKVTFVLQIPPNFAADLRAGRSSELALQVDASAMSQAGSGAEYIQQIVAQTISEYFGLDLSTKVSLVTRAYFNPNLDTTWFNAIMQLVNNVTLLAVILTGAAVIREREHGTLEHLLVMPLSASEIMAAKVWANGLVILVAVVLAIFGMVKGVLGVPIASSTVPLFVLGTLLYLGSVTSLGILLATLARTMPQFGLLAMPTFVVMQLLSGGTTPLDSMPVLLQHIMQLVPSTHFVAMAQAVLYRGAGIGIVWPQMLAVVATGLVFFWVAFRRFRKMVSS, encoded by the coding sequence ATGAACTGGCGTAACGTTTATGCCCTTGGGGTCAAGGAGCTTTGGAGCGTATTAAAAGATCCGGTGCTGGTGGTGCTTATTATCTACACCTTCACCCTGGCCCTTTATTCGGTCAGTAAAGGGGCCAATACCGAGGTGAAAAATGCCTCCATTGCCATTGAAGATCTTGACCAAAGCGCGCTCTCCGAGCGCCTCGACCAGGCCTTTTTACCGCCGTACTTCAAAGAGGCGCGGCGGCTTTCCTCAGGGCAAGATATCGACACCCTGATGGAGCAGGGCAAGGTTACCTTTGTGCTGCAAATCCCCCCCAACTTTGCCGCCGACCTTCGCGCCGGGCGCAGCTCCGAGCTCGCCTTGCAGGTTGACGCCTCGGCCATGAGCCAGGCTGGCTCCGGGGCCGAGTACATTCAGCAGATAGTGGCCCAGACCATCAGCGAGTATTTCGGCCTTGATCTAAGCACCAAGGTCAGCCTGGTTACCCGCGCCTACTTTAACCCCAACCTCGACACCACCTGGTTTAACGCCATCATGCAGCTGGTGAACAACGTCACCCTGCTGGCGGTTATTCTCACCGGCGCCGCCGTTATCCGCGAGCGCGAGCACGGCACCCTTGAGCACCTGCTGGTGATGCCGCTGTCGGCCAGCGAAATCATGGCTGCCAAGGTCTGGGCCAACGGCCTGGTTATTTTGGTGGCGGTGGTGCTGGCCATCTTCGGCATGGTTAAAGGGGTACTGGGGGTGCCCATAGCCAGCAGTACGGTGCCGCTTTTTGTGCTGGGCACCTTGTTGTATTTGGGCTCGGTGACTTCCCTTGGCATATTGCTGGCCACCCTGGCCCGCACCATGCCCCAGTTTGGCCTCTTGGCCATGCCCACCTTTGTGGTGATGCAGTTGCTGTCCGGTGGCACCACGCCCCTTGATTCCATGCCGGTGCTACTGCAACACATCATGCAGCTGGTGCCCTCCACCCACTTTGTGGCCATGGCCCAGGCGGTACTCTACCGGGGCGCCGGTATTGGCATTGTCTGGCCGCAGATGCTGGCGGTGGTGGCCACCGGGCTGGTGTTTTTCTGGGTGGCTTTTCGGCGCTTTCGCAAGATGGTCAGCAGCTGA
- the lysC gene encoding lysine-sensitive aspartokinase 3 — MNIPASRVLKFGGTSVADYDAQGRSAQLVANQPESRIVVVSAAAGVTNALVGLSQAKDSATAENFRNLIRDREQHFFDALGEPDALKATYWTLMEELDASGPCAGQARDQLLSLGERFSSLFFAERLRQLGMPAVQLPARFLIATDSQFGHAEPDVARTRQQVQVALNDHQGEILVTEGFVGADIDGNLTTLGRGGSDYSAALLAEGADADWVEIWTDVKGLYTTDPRLAPKARPLAELSFAQAAELATFGAKVLHPKTLWPAMRHDIPVFIGSTLDASGGTVIRREVTGERRYAALALRKNQTLLKITSPEMLYSYGFLARAFTLLAKHQISVDLVTTSEISIALTLDERGSEQALDESVLEELKTLGTIEVQEGLALVALVGDNLNTTPKVAAEVFDALGGINVPLICHGASPHNLCLLVEEKDGPQAIARLHERLFERLKIAAAS; from the coding sequence ATGAACATCCCCGCTAGCCGCGTACTGAAATTTGGCGGCACTTCCGTTGCTGACTACGATGCCCAGGGCCGCAGCGCCCAACTGGTAGCCAATCAACCCGAATCCCGTATCGTTGTGGTCAGCGCCGCTGCCGGTGTAACCAATGCCCTGGTTGGCCTGAGCCAAGCCAAGGACAGCGCCACCGCCGAAAATTTCCGTAATCTTATCCGCGATCGCGAGCAGCATTTCTTCGACGCCCTGGGCGAGCCCGATGCCCTTAAGGCCACCTACTGGACCCTGATGGAAGAACTGGACGCCTCCGGCCCCTGTGCCGGCCAGGCCCGTGACCAGTTACTGTCCTTGGGCGAGCGTTTTTCCAGCCTGTTTTTTGCCGAGCGTCTGCGCCAGCTGGGTATGCCTGCCGTGCAGCTGCCAGCCCGTTTCCTGATTGCCACCGACAGCCAGTTCGGCCATGCCGAGCCCGATGTCGCCCGCACCCGCCAACAGGTGCAGGTCGCCCTTAACGACCATCAAGGCGAAATTTTGGTCACCGAAGGCTTTGTCGGCGCCGATATCGACGGCAATCTCACCACCCTTGGCCGCGGCGGCTCCGATTATTCCGCGGCGCTGCTGGCCGAAGGGGCCGATGCCGACTGGGTTGAGATTTGGACCGACGTCAAAGGCCTGTACACCACAGACCCGCGCCTGGCCCCCAAAGCCCGCCCTTTGGCGGAGCTGTCTTTTGCCCAGGCCGCCGAGCTGGCCACCTTTGGCGCCAAGGTATTGCACCCCAAAACCCTGTGGCCGGCCATGCGCCACGACATTCCGGTGTTTATCGGCTCTACCTTGGACGCCTCCGGCGGCACCGTTATTCGCCGTGAAGTAACCGGCGAGCGCCGCTACGCGGCCCTGGCGCTGCGTAAAAACCAGACCCTGTTGAAAATAACCAGCCCCGAGATGCTCTACAGCTACGGCTTTTTGGCCCGCGCCTTTACCCTGCTGGCCAAGCACCAGATCTCGGTGGATTTGGTAACCACCTCCGAGATCTCCATCGCCCTGACCCTCGACGAGCGCGGCTCAGAGCAGGCCTTGGATGAAAGTGTGCTGGAAGAGCTGAAAACCCTTGGCACCATCGAAGTGCAAGAAGGCCTGGCCCTGGTGGCGCTGGTGGGCGACAACCTCAACACCACTCCCAAGGTGGCGGCCGAGGTATTCGATGCCCTAGGGGGCATCAATGTGCCGCTGATTTGCCACGGCGCCAGCCCCCACAACCTGTGCCTGCTGGTGGAAGAAAAAGACGGGCCGCAGGCCATTGCCCGGTTGCACGAGCGGCTGTTTGAGCGCCTTAAAATCGCTGCGGCTTCATAG
- a CDS encoding TIGR00730 family Rossman fold protein — translation METVAVFCGSRPGVNPLFKSAARALGQCLAERNISLVYGGGRVGLMGTVADAVLAAGGKAIGVIPQALLDKEVGHKGLTKLHIVRDMHERKAMMAQLSGGFIALPGGAGTLEEVAEVWTWAMLGYHHKPIGLLNLAGFYNPLIAQSQNYVNEGFLDERHHQMLIVETEPGAMLERFLDYQAPASKWG, via the coding sequence ATGGAAACTGTGGCGGTATTTTGCGGTTCCAGGCCGGGGGTTAACCCTCTGTTTAAAAGCGCGGCCAGGGCCCTGGGCCAATGCCTGGCCGAGCGCAATATTAGCTTGGTGTACGGCGGTGGCCGGGTGGGGTTGATGGGCACAGTGGCCGACGCGGTGCTGGCAGCCGGCGGCAAGGCCATCGGCGTTATTCCCCAGGCCCTTTTAGATAAAGAAGTGGGCCACAAGGGGTTGACCAAGCTGCACATCGTGCGCGACATGCACGAGCGCAAGGCGATGATGGCCCAGCTCTCCGGCGGCTTTATCGCGCTGCCAGGGGGCGCCGGTACCCTTGAAGAAGTGGCCGAAGTGTGGACCTGGGCCATGCTTGGCTACCACCACAAGCCCATTGGCCTTTTAAACCTGGCCGGCTTTTACAACCCGCTGATCGCCCAGTCGCAAAACTATGTGAACGAGGGCTTTTTAGACGAGCGCCACCACCAGATGCTGATAGTGGAAACCGAGCCCGGCGCCATGCTTGAGCGCTTTTTGGATTACCAGGCCCCCGCCTCCAAGTGGGGCTAA